The following nucleotide sequence is from Cydia pomonella isolate Wapato2018A chromosome 6, ilCydPomo1, whole genome shotgun sequence.
gagtttcagttctaagtatggggaacccccaaaatttattgttttttttctatttttgtgtaaacatcataatgcggttcatagaatacatctacttaccaagtttgaacagtatagcttttatagtttcggaaaaaagtggctgtgacagaatcggacagacagacggacatgacgaatctataagggttccgttttttgccatttggctacggaaccctaaaaactacatgcgtgaaaaaagttttcatttaccgccatttgacgtacagtttatcttttaattagttttaagtataaaatgaatatgttttgttgtttttaaggtaactatagcaaaaatttcgtgtaaaataagcgataaaaatatgtcagtgacgccaccacatatccgcgagttccgccaagagagcaacgatttggcaacgatgccctaacggaggctgtaatttgggttagtgaatatttcatagaaagtttataatatgtgtgtagataaaatagtgtatgtaactgtacataattaggcattaaaacactcgtgtgatctttttaagaaactcacttcgttcatttcttaaacccacactcgtgtattttaatgccttttattatgtagcagtcacacaaactactataaataaactaattatttgATTGTAAATATACACATAACAGGCAAGTAAACTCTATCTACTTAAGCTACCCACTCCATTAGATCACGAGATTGAATGCCACTAATTACTGGTAACCAAAAAGTTTTACTTAGTTACTAATGATGGTACTAATTTATACCAGGTTTTTCAAAAACAAGGCCAACTGTTTAACGTCGGAATCAATATGCAATCATGACTAGGAGAAGTAGAAATAATTTCTTCTGACAAGAAAACAACGTAAAATTCAAGAAACTtcgtttcaattttttttatatgtacctCCTTTTTTCTAGTCACAATGCGATACCGATTATGACCTTATGATGAACGCTCATAGGTTACTATCCATACAAAAGGTTTTGctgattttaatttgttttgcttttttattttgtcgaatacaaatttatgtattaCGTAACCGATGCGTATTTGTTCAAGGTCAAGTCCAgcacaaaaatatgttttttttttcaaacatacAGTAACAAGGTGTCACAAGTtgttatatatgtaaatattaccTAGTATAAATCTAAATTCATTTACTTGTcgacaaattttattaaatcaaggaaatttattaataatagcaAGTCAATTTAATATCTTTGTTATAGCAATAGGTGAATTTTTAAATGTGTaccctattttattattattcctcttattaaaaataatattcattaaaaatatgattaataCGATACGAACGTCATTGATAAGATATCATACAAATATATTACAAACACgccaaaattataaattacaaaacttTTGTATGGCATCCCTACTGTTTTTGAACACCCGGATACCAAAAACAAAAGAATGCGGGGCAACGTGCAGGCAAATTTTAATGAACAAATCACAATCGGAAACTACTTGATATAGTGTTTAGAGTACCATCGTCCTCGGGAAACGCGTCCTGGGCACGACCCTCGTCCCCGCTCACATTCGATATCTCACCTTTCACCTTCTTTGCTTTAATTAACAATAAGACATCATTACAGCAATTACAACTAATTCatgtgaaattattattatagtttaatttGTCCAGCATTTTACAATTAACATCTTGCAGTGTCTTGGTAGCCGCAACGAATGTGATCAACAAACTAGTGGGATCAAagataaataacataaatacttGTAATTTCCATTCGAAATTGCGtttgttttcattgttttagGTGGCGTCACTATGTAAGGTTCTGGTAGTTATTCCCTTCCCTATCCCCTTGACGCTTGCCCTCCGCATAATTGCAATGTAAAACCatcttcaaatattttgtgACAGTTAATATTTGAATCCATTTATTTTAAACCTGAACATAATCACAATGAAGTGTATATTTACAACACACCGCCCAAAAGACATGCTTGTAATAATGACTTTATGTTCATCACGACAAGGTAGAaaattaaatgtacctattaagACCATCCAATATAGTCAATAACGAACTAGCGGTAAATAAGGTGTACTAAGTTCATAGAGAGAAAGGCAGCTCGCCATACATGAAGCAACTCATGATGACTAAAATAAGGATGAAGAACGCAACTATGTATGGAAATTACACTTTATTTATCTACTTATCTCTGATAATATGCAGTTTTAGGTTTACAGAATATTGTAGTATGAGTTCCTTCATGCCACAAAAAGTCCTGAGACAGTATCACAGACCGCAACCAGCATAGAATAACCCTTTACCAAACGTCCAACCCTGTCGGGTTCAGCTGTACTAACTCTTGAAAGGATGTAGGTACAGGTTACTTTGCGGGCGAGGCATCGCTGTTACGGATCAGCCAATCAAAATCAAGCATCGGATACTGTTTTGTTGTATCTACAATTaacataaatgtataaaataacgaagaatcaatttattttgcctatatcgAATTTGTGTCTTATTGACGTTGTTCATGGGGACAAAAAGTCATGGTTTCCACTGGTTCTTAGGGTCAATCATCGTATCTCTGCATTGGAACATCCATACCATCACCCGAACACTACAAAGTTGGGGACAAACTTTCATGCAAGGAATTAGCATGGATAGGCTTACCACTGTTTGATGGTCTCGCTCGCTCGTCCACGGGGTTATAAGACAATCCGTAGAATGGATCATCGGAGCCAAAGAGCTGAAACAACACGTTATATTTAAGTTTCTTACTTTAAGTTGAATTTAAGTCAAGAACTACAAACCCTTTGACTGCCAAAGACGCGTCGACGGAAAGGCGTACCCCAGAAACAACAACCTTATTTAATGACCAGAATTACCACAAAAAGTTCGTTATATATGTAactttataagtatgtatattgcTGGATTTACTTTCATTGTTCTACAAGATTTTGAAACAGaagtttaagaggctgtcaatattTAAAGCGCGCACGCTGTCTATTTTCATcagagtaaatgagatagcactgtcacATGTCACAGGGCCTGggaaagggaataataagaaaataatttaaattttaaatattactcATTAGCGGTCtaggtataaatattttgaaattgtcattttaattgcagacccatacgTCAAAAGAAtgaagacatagaaccgtttaatggtGATTTTAAGGCCAATcattgcaattattttctatcgatccgatttcgttcaatcatgtatcgagtacggcCACGGTGTTtgaaatattatgaatattgacatatatttttttgctttactcaaacaaatagtttttcttaaaaactgcttatgtaacataaatatcaaggacattgggtgttgacagccccttaaacaatctacatatttttatttgatctaCTCACAGAAAAATAAAACCGGAGCTATGTGTATCTTAGCAAGATGTGGAAGTATAAACAAAATCTCGGATATTTCGGACGAAATTCACAAGAAATAAGCAAATTAATATCAGGGGCAGATTATTTCCGTTTGACGCTTGCTGTCCAAAAGGTTAAAATATGGTTCAAGTTCGTCATAAAACTACAATTTCTTGTCATCATCATAATGTCACAGccattctctactagtcaatTACTACCAAATTAGTCTGTTGCAAAAAACGCGAGTATTATACTCGTACTACCAACAACTCGCGACAACCCTGGATAAAGTTTCTATCTCTTTCTGACAATACCTAAACATGTACAAGAAAGATGGATGATTTATGCATTATAAATTCCTATAGAGACAATTAACTATGTGAAACTAGTATGTACAAGAATGTAATGTTATGgctatgtttattattattacgtaaTCGTGTGACGGCAGCTGACCGGAGGGAATGGCGAAAGACATCGTAGATCCTAGCCTTGCATCAGTAATCTATGGACAACAAacacatagtaaaaaaaaaaatagtaacttaTTTTTCCGTTGATCAACTTTTATCTGAGTTTAATTCAAAAGTCCCGCCATTCAATCTCAGCGTGACGTAACATTGAGCGGACCTATTGCGTAGTCGGTATGGCAGTGATGCTATATTTATACACGTTACGTAGTAGGTCGAGTGGCTGTGTGAGTGCGGTGGAGGCACACGGCATACCATGCTGTCTCTACACGTTGCCTGCAACGTGACCCGCCGTGGTGGTGCCAACCTCGCGCCGCCAAACATCAATGTTTACATCACGCACAcattcatacaataaaattatatattcatACATACAACTCTTATTGACGATGTGATATTATAAAGTCCACCATTTTAAACTATCCGCGCAAATATTAACACTTGCCTTTGGGAACATTTTTTGCGAATACCATCATGACTTCTATTTACCGCTGCTATTTAGTGTAATATGGAGAAAAATGCAGGAaattatttactgacaaataattaagtattatctACTTACTGATTATAGTGGTTTAACTATTTACTATAGTTAGGAACACAACTATTAtgattatatgtataagtaaaaaTGTCTTACCCCCATTAGAGTGTTTGTGTCCAACGCATAACTGTCACTCCGCAATAACTCTCTTAGTGATTCAATGTCAGTTTGCATGGAGTCCAAATGATCGTCAATATCATtcctgaaatattaaaaaaagacatgttataattatttaaaccaCAACAGTTAGCAATCTCCCCCCTTATATATTAGTCTATTACAACTTACAACTATTGTAGTTTTTATGTCAATAAAACAAAGTGGAGCTTTAGGCCTAAGATATTATGCATACCTAATTTATTAGTGAGTATTTGCCATTCtatagaaataattaaaagcAGGAAGCCATTTTTCAATGGTCTATTATAGATACTTATTAAAGTTTACGTTCAgtaaaaagaaaccaaaaaagacgatgaataaaatgattttattgcAGTATATCAAATGaactttcaataaatatttatagtagGCCACCGCCAGTGACAATTGTTATTCAGAATAATTATCATAATGACACATACTTGTTTGAATTTGTTCCAAAGACAGAAGTATATTCCTCAAGATTTTTGCTGATGTTATCTCTTCTATTCCTGGATATTGAAGtcacaaattataaataaaaagtacacaATACATTTAAGGCTGTGGATATTCAACATTCATCCACATAATAATTAGTTGAGAATTCATATCCTACATGGGTGGCACAAGTATGTGTTTAACCATTTGAGCCAAAGAAGATTATGTTTCTTCTACattttcacttttatttaaGAAGCTGATAATATAAGCAGTAAGTATACTTACACGGAGTTAAACCTATTAACGTCACTGTTGTTGTTCATGGTAGCAAGAGTCATGTTATTCCAGTCCAAGTCGTCTTGCAGCTCAGTCTTAATGCCAGCTAGGTTCACCTGGTTTGTATTGTTGTCCTTACTTGATTTCTTTGATTTCTTTGTTGTTTTGGAATTTTCTGCTTTTTCAAGTTTGATGTTGATTCCACCAAACATTTTGTCTTTGGAAGTAGACATGCCACCATCTAATGCAGCACTTTGTAGTGCACTCTGCAGGAGTTCATCAGCTGCTATGCCATTTTCAACTGAATCTTCATCAGCAAAAATTTCAGCTGGTAATTTTAAATCCGCAGAAGGATTTAAGTTGTTAAAACTGCTGCCAGAAGTCATTTTCTTAGTCGGTTTAGCAATATTCCTTTGgaccttttttgttttttgtgtaGTTGTCATTGTTGATGGATCAATGAAAACTTGATCTAGTATTGGTTGATCCAATGGTGATGTTGGATTAACCATAGTGGGAGACGGTGATGTCACCACTGGTTGAACATCCAGAGGCCGTAATAGGTTGTTGGCTTTGGCTATTGGATATGTGACTCTGACACCATCTATAAAATATACAGAGGGAAGGTATTAGATATGCTGCAATATTTTAAGAGTATTGAATTGAGAATGGGAGACAAATGTGTCAATTATCAAAAACATGTTACCATTAAGTTTACATGGGTACAGAggacaataataatgttttataagtattattatatatagcaaaaaatagtaaagttttaaagtacaaTTACAATTTGTATAAGAGTCAATATATAAGTACCTGTATCTAAATCATCTCCGTCTTCCATAGTAACTTCATATTGAACAGAGCCTGAGGGGTTAGGACTATAGTCATTGTTGACATTGGCATCTGAGGGCACATCTATTGTCACAAAGTTTGCAGGGTCTAGTGAATCTTGAGCAATCTCTGAATGCAAAATGTCATCATGCGCCAGCTCATGGATTGTGGGGCCATCCTCCTGAAAGTCACAATACTTGttaatacatatacttattaGAAAAACGATTTCAAAAATTTATCAGATCATGGTCTACTAGACTCAAATTGAGCTGTGTTTGTATTATATGGCAACAAACAACTTGGTTGTCATTGAATACAAATATAACtcatatatacaaatacttatggAGTGATAATAAGAATATTGTACTCAGTACACAAAAGTTTATCCTTAGTTATATACAAGTCTAAATATGTAACTTCTTTCTTGTTGGCATGGCACAACCATTACCAACCAACCAAGTCAACTATTATCAAAAGTATGGCTCACCAAATTCTCTTCATTCAGATCATCTAGTAATGTGTCTTTATCCAGCTTGATGTTCTTTATCCGTCCAGGGTGGGAGCTGTCTGCCGCAGAATTGTGTGCCGCACTGTTTATCATCAACTGGTAAGGTCGCTTCACACCAACATTATTACTATTAGCATTGTTTGTTCTTGCTGGTTGAACTAGGGACATCAGGAATTGTATCAGCTGAAAAAACAAAGCATAAATTAGTTTCAAGATCATTAGATAAAATAGATTAAATCACAGACTTACATTATTTACTATCTGCTGCTGTTTGATGTGCTTCTGCCTAAGAATGGCCACCTCCCTCCATAGAGCTTCATTCTCTTGTTTCATTGCACTAAACTTAGCGTCCAAGTTCTCTTGTTTCCCTTTCATTTGTTTTACATCAGTCAATACTTTATTCATTAATTCAGGTTTTAGTAGTATTTTTTCACCACTCTCTCCACTAGTCACTATTGTCTTTGGATTGGCAATTTTTCTCTTTATGTGTTCTAGTAAGTAGGAATGACCCCTCATGAAACAGGGATGTGAGAATTCAATTTCATCCTTTTCATAACGAAGTCCACCATTTTCAACAGATGTGATTTTGTGGAATCCATACATATTCAATTGTCTGATGAAACTAGCCATATTGTTGTGTTTGTAATACAAAGGAAGTAATTCCCTAGCAAAGTCAGCTTGGTTctttattacaaatgtttttCCTCCCTGAAATTTAAGATATGTTAATAAATTAGtttcacattttttataatttgaagaTTAATTAAATGTAACCAGCAGGCAgaagtttttatttactaattgaccgaagtgtgacattttacttttgtatgtcCAGATGTTCGCCTTTACAGGTCGAAATTCTTAACCAATTCTGGTGAAATTTTGTAACCAGATTCTATTGATTAAATATGATTCAGTTTTTggataaattttaaaatgcaagatttaaataaaggacTGAAGTTTCAACAGTGTCCATGgtgcttaagaccattgtgaaatcactgtgataatgactcaaggAACTaagttttttacacttttaattttgttagcttaacgcgaggtctatagctcacagagccactagtatatCATATGAATAGAACATTAAATTCATTATGTGATCATTCTGCTTACACTGAAcaggtaacagaaaaaaatgctaCTGGCCGGTGCAAATTGGTGTCAGGAGCCGATAGCATGGTATAAAACGTGACGTctaactttatatttatttatgtttggaGTGTCAACCTGCGACTCTTTTAGGTTGTTATTGTCGAATACTTCTACCGGCTCTCTTTCATCCTTTAAGCAATTTAACTTGTTTTATCACAACATGCAAGTCTCGTTAGCTGAAAGTATTAAAAACTTACGGGGCTCCAGGAAATTAAGTGATTGTTTTCTGTATCGTTAACCAGTTTCCATAATTTTCCTAAAAAGGCAGGGACACTTGCCCCTATTTCTACAACAGACCGCATATTGGTAATCTCGGTATTTATGTACCACGTATAATTTTATGACTTTCGTTATTACATGTAATATTATTCCGAAGAAACTACTGTTCACAAATCGCCATTACATTacacacaaataatgactgacTCACACACCACAGGTATACAGTTCGTAGTACCAAACTAACCATATTAAGTTGCGTTCATttttaataatcttaaaatcaaAAGAGGGGCCagaccaaagaatataatactcactaggagacaGACAGCCGGCTAAAGGGCTCTACTCACCTTACAACAGATCGCATGCGACTATCGATATAATTATTGCGGCAATTCATCGAGCGATTTGACCTATTTAAGAATCAATCACATCCACAAGCAAAACGAACCCGACTTCGGATTTCAGACCTGATAATGGTTATCTGTTTCACGGAATATTAgcacagttaatttatttatttgtcataagtcataagtcatTTATTTGCGAAAGATAGGGGACTGGTTTGGTCATTTtcccaaaatcattatttccttgtagcgtaatttccagtcgcattttttcctattcttaatttacaccagacgtatttattcctaacatgatttttccattcgcatattttcccattagacaaattaactattcttaatttacactagaCTTATTTATTCCTTGCATGATTTTTCCATGCGTAGATTTTCCCATTAGACAATTTATCCACAATCACCCAAATTGCGTACAGTTAGCAatatcgacggagccccgcGCGGGGCACGtctagtgtaaattaagaatagttaaattgtctaatgggaaaatatgcgaatggaaaaatcatgttaggaataaatacgtctggtgtgaattaagaataggaaaaaatgcgactggaaattacgctacaaggaaataatgattttgggaAAATTACCTAACCAATCGGGTATACATAGGATGTTGCAGTTTATAGTTAACTGAGCCAAGCTACCATGTCACACAGTGACATGCAAATTTCAAAGTGTATACCTAATTGTTCAAGGGTCTGACGGGTTTATAGTAgaaaaaactcaaaataaaatatatgagacGTGTAATCTGTATTGTGGTACAGGAATAAGTAAAGtgacatgcaaattttgacAATATCTCAAATTAATACGAGAGGAGATTGACCTCTGTGGCGCTTTGCTATAATATTTGCGCAGGCGCTTCATGGATCTGATTTTGACCCGAACACTAATACTAAACATGCACTTAatgtctaaaattaatttatatttacataacaatattaacatacaaaataacaaatattaaaaactaattatatcgtataatacaaataaattgagCTGCAGCAGTTCACTTATTCagatattaatttattgaatagaaGGTCTGTTCATTAGGCCATTGAAATtgtggggacatatatacatacttaaacatatacatcgaccgacgtcgtgtccgttatagaaacagtgaaattgttctgataagaacagtttatagatcgatctatagaaacagtgaaattgttctgataagaacagtttatagatcgatctataaactgttcttatcagaacaatttcactgtttctataacggacacgacgtcggtcgatgtatatgtttaagtatgtatatatgtccccacaAAATAAACGTCTCTtaaataatagggttgtttccatctacaaatcttagggcagaattgtatcccaataaattcttttggattataagaacatgttaaactacttttaggggacctgtaatgaccatatttttgtaaatattaaatttaaaatatgttttggcacacgtcacgtgaccaaactcgaaacgtcattgaagattctgatgacgtcacaactctcggattgacactgttgacagttaggcgataaacaacaaatgacaaatgtcagttgacagttcgtatcttctacgtgtgtatgtagttatgtgtcaaaccgtaaactgtgacgtcacacaattacAAAAGGTTAACAACAGtataaaagtggaatttaggataacttttagttaatatagaacgtaataagcgtttcaaaaaattggaaacaaccctattggccaaaatgtttaatgtttgattttttttcatataaaccattttatttattttaaatattgtaaatgatgtgctgatatttggtgaaacggaaaatacTCTTGCTTGGGCCTGAAATCGGGTCTGAAATCAGGCCTGAAGCGCCAATTACATACACGCTTCCCGATTGCGGGCCTGATAATCATTttcgtttcacgaaatatcagcacatcgttaacaatataattttaaatgcatgtaattttaaatgtaaaaaaaatctttcatataaaatatcaaacattatttacaaatattgttaacgaacCTGTGCCAAATCGTTGCAAAGTAGGACTATTATATCTATGTCGCAGAGTTGCTCTATCCATCTATCATAACGCGTGTGCAATTTCGACTTCATTTCAGCATTCATTTAATCTCAGTTTAATCTACTTATGACAAGGCAGTATGGCTTAGAGCTTTAGCCTGTCCAgatggacaaaaaaaaacaaaaaaaaaaaaaacattcatttcattcgttCTGTGATCCGATCCGTCAACGTCAATCCGTCATTCGTGTTCGTGACAAGATGTCAACTCATTGTCATAATTCTATCTATTCGTCGTCGGTCGCAGTTTGAT
It contains:
- the LOC133519049 gene encoding heat shock factor protein isoform X6; its protein translation is MRSVVEIGASVPAFLGKLWKLVNDTENNHLISWSPGGKTFVIKNQADFARELLPLYYKHNNMASFIRQLNMYGFHKITSVENGGLRYEKDEIEFSHPCFMRGHSYLLEHIKRKIANPKTIVTSGESGEKILLKPELMNKVLTDVKQMKGKQENLDAKFSAMKQENEALWREVAILRQKHIKQQQIVNNLIQFLMSLVQPARTNNANSNNVGVKRPYQLMINSAAHNSAADSSHPGRIKNIKLDKDTLLDDLNEENLEDGPTIHELAHDDILHSEIAQDSLDPANFVTIDVPSDANVNNDYSPNPSGSVQYEVTMEDGDDLDTDGVRVTYPIAKANNLLRPLDVQPVVTSPSPTMVNPTSPLDQPILDQVFIDPSTMTTTQKTKKVQRNIAKPTKKMTSGSSFNNLNPSADLKLPAEIFADEDSVENGIAADELLQSALQSAALDGGMSTSKDKMFGGINIKLEKAENSKTTKKSKKSSKDNNTNQVNLAGIKTELQDDLDWNNMTLATMNNNSDVNRFNSVNRRDNISKNLEEYTSVFGTNSNKNDIDDHLDSMQTDIESLRELLRSDSYALDTNTLMGLFGSDDPFYGLSYNPVDERARPSNSAEGNQLMSYTGNIPYFEDMNLELASDNSQEAPAPPSPSSYTLNTPQVQLGSPAFPQKP
- the LOC133519049 gene encoding heat shock factor protein isoform X4, which encodes MRSVVEIGASVPAFLGKLWKLVNDTENNHLISWSPGGKTFVIKNQADFARELLPLYYKHNNMASFIRQLNMYGFHKITSVENGGLRYEKDEIEFSHPCFMRGHSYLLEHIKRKIANPKTIVTSGESGEKILLKPELMNKVLTDVKQMKGKQENLDAKFSAMKQENEALWREVAILRQKHIKQQQIVNNLIQFLMSLVQPARTNNANSNNVGVKRPYQLMINSAAHNSAADSSHPGRIKNIKLDKDTLLDDLNEENLEDGPTIHELAHDDILHSEIAQDSLDPANFVTIDVPSDANVNNDYSPNPSGSVQYEVTMEDGDDLDTDGVRVTYPIAKANNLLRPLDVQPVVTSPSPTMVNPTSPLDQPILDQVFIDPSTMTTTQKTKKVQRNIAKPTKKMTSGSSFNNLNPSADLKLPAEIFADEDSVENGIAADELLQSALQSAALDGGMSTSKDKMFGGINIKLEKAENSKTTKKSKKSSKDNNTNQVNLAGIKTELQDDLDWNNMTLATMNNNSDVNRFNSVNRRDNISKNLEEYTSVFGTNSNKNDIDDHLDSMQTDIESLRELLRSDSYALDTNTLMGITDARLGSTMSFAIPSGQLPSHDYLFGSDDPFYGLSYNPVDERARPSNSAEGNQLMSYTGNIPYFEDMNLELASDNSQEAPAPPSPSSYTLNTPQVQLGSPAFPQKP
- the LOC133519049 gene encoding heat shock factor protein isoform X8, encoding MRSVVEIGASVPAFLGKLWKLVNDTENNHLISWSPGGKTFVIKNQADFARELLPLYYKHNNMASFIRQLNMYGFHKITSVENGGLRYEKDEIEFSHPCFMRGHSYLLEHIKRKIANPKTIVTSGESGEKILLKPELMNKVLTDVKQMKGKQENLDAKFSAMKQENEALWREVAILRQKHIKQQQIVNNLIQFLMSLVQPARTNNANSNNVGVKRPYQLMINSAAHNSAADSSHPGRIKNIKLDKDTLLDDLNEENLEDGPTIHELAHDDILHSEIAQDSLDPANFVTIDVPSDANVNNDYSPNPSGSVQYEVTMEDGDDLDTDGVRVTYPIAKANNLLRPLDVQPVVTSPSPTMVNPTSPLDQPILDQVFIDPSTMTTTQKTKKVQRNIAKPTKKMTSGSSFNNLNPSADLKLPAEIFADEDSVENGIAADELLQSALQSAALDGGMSTSKDKMFGGINIKLEKAENSKTTKKSKKSSKDNNTNQVNLAGIKTELQDDLDWNNMTLATMNNNSDVNRFNSVNDIDDHLDSMQTDIESLRELLRSDSYALDTNTLMGLFGSDDPFYGLSYNPVDERARPSNSAEGNQLMSYTGNIPYFEDMNLELASDNSQEAPAPPSPSSYTLNTPQVQLGSPAFPQKP